In Silene latifolia isolate original U9 population chromosome 3, ASM4854445v1, whole genome shotgun sequence, a single window of DNA contains:
- the LOC141647358 gene encoding serine/arginine-rich splicing factor SR30-like: MPRRLSHTIYVGNLPGDIREREVEDLFYKYGPIVEIDLKIPPRPPGYAFVEFEDDRDAEDAVYGRNNYDFDGHRLRVEFAHGGRSSSDTYSSYGGSSYRGGGAPKHTDYRVMVTGLPSSASWQDLKDHMRRAGEVCFSDVYKDRRYGGMVGVVDYASYDDMKRAVRKLDDTEFRNAFSRAYIRVKEYNSSPDNRSRSRSYSRERSYSRSRSRSYSISPKRRSYRSYSRSPSVSRSRSPSRSLSRSLSRSRSPVKRSLSRSSRSRSPAARSDRSRSVSEERY, translated from the exons ATGCCTAGGCGTTTGTCCCACACCATCTACGTCGGAAATCTCCCAGGCGATATTCGTGAAAGAGAAGTGGAGGATCTTTTTTACAAG TACGGTCCAATTGTTGAAATCGATCTGAAGATTCCTCCAAGGCCTCCCGGTTATGCATTTGTTGAG TTTGAAGATGACCGCGATGCAGAAGATGCCGTGTATGGCCGTAATAATTATGACTTTGATGGCCACCGATTGCGG GTAGAATTTGCGCATGGTGGTCGCTCTTCCTCAGACACATATAGCAGTTACGGTGGCAGCAGTTATAGGGGGGGTGGAGCGCCAAAGCACACTGACTACAGAG TTATGGTTACTGGATTGCCATCTTCTGCTTCTTGGCAAGATCTGAAG GATCACATGCGACGAGCTGGCGAGGTTTGCTTTTCAGATGTTTATAAGGATCGACGATATGGTG GTATGGTTGGAGTCGTGGACTATGCCAGTTATGATGATATGAAGCGAGCT GTCAGAAAACTAGATGATACAGAGTTTAGGAATGCATTCTCCAGGGCTTATATACGG GTAAAGGAGTACAACTCAAGCCCAGACAATAGGTCTAGAAGCAGAAGCTATAGCCGTGAGCGAAGCTACAGCCGTAGTCGTAGTCGTAGTTACAG CATATCTCCCAAGAGACGGTCATACCGTTCTTATTCCAGATCTCCTTCAGTGTCCAGATCGAGATCTCCTTCTCGCTCGTTATCGAG ATCTCTGTCAAGGTCCCGATCTCCAGTGAAGCGCAGTTTGAGCAGGAGCAGCCGCTCTCGTTCACCAGCG GCAAGATCGGATAGGAGCCGCTCAGTTTCTGAAGAACGCTACTGA